The Solanum dulcamara chromosome 6, daSolDulc1.2, whole genome shotgun sequence genome contains the following window.
attattttaatggcCTATAGATCACTGAAGGATGGTTTTATTAGCTACATGTTTCATTTCTTGTTTAattctctaattctcttctaattcaataaaaaaatatgtaggaGAAAAACATGGCTAATCTGGCTGTGCTGCTTTACTTCAATGGCTGATGGGATTCTAGCAAcaagtatattaattacttggcaGATGGTGTGTTGATAAATATCGATTCAATATTTGCTAGCCTCGTTTCTGTGATTGCTGCTCAATTGTCAATAGACACATTaacaagtaaagttgaaattagaTATAAGATTGATGAAAGGTCTCCTCCAATTCAAATTCATAATGATATGGGAGTAAAAGTGTATATTGAAACCAAAAGGGAACATAGAGATATGTCAAAATATCCTTTATGTGTCACAACAACTGAATCGATCAACTTGGAGAGTGATTCCACCTTAATTCCACTATAATGTTCAGACACTTTAGAAGACATGAGGATTACACACAATTCATACTTTTCTAATGCATTTAGTGGTATCGGTGATGCGCTAGAGTTAATTGGCTTTGGATTATGTGAGAAAGTTGATAAGGAAGAAGAAATACAATCGGGCATCATTATTAACCCCAGTCaatctttttttgagaaatatcaagtttagaaaaataaatatgtcCTTACCAGTGCACTAAAAGACATTCAATTCTTAAATACTTCGaattcaagacattgagatcaaGCTCAATATGGTAAGactcaaattcaaattagtttatactattgattgtctattaataatttttttcaataacTATTCAATACAATGCCTCGGAGAAAATTATAATTGGAATTTACGCACTTCAAGCGTGAATAAATCTCAAATGTTCGCTATTAGAGATTTGAAAGCGAACACACGTGTTTGTTGCTACATAATTCATTTTTGaaaagacaagcaacaaagaCAGTTGTTGGGAGTATTATTATTGTCAAATGTATTGATCCAGATGCCAACTACACACCAAGAGATATACAAAATGACATGTTACAGGAATATGGTGTGCGACTCACATATATGCAAGCTTGGAGAGCTAAAGAAAAATCTCTTGAATTAGTCTGAGGTGATCCAACTCAATCATATGCAAAGTTGCTAAGTTACTTTCACATACTAGAGGCAACTTACCCTGATTCTTATATAAGCTTGCACAAATCAGAGGATGACCATTTTCTCTATGCATTTGTAGCTCTATTTATATCGATAAAAGGATGGGAGTATTGTAGACcaattgtagttgttgatggaaCTTTTCTAAAAGGAGCATACAAAGGGACAATGTTAATAGCTAATACCTTAGATGCAGCAGGTGAGACTTTTCGAATACAATACTAATGCTTCTataaataaaattctaatttgtattaaaagtctgcactatgtattaaaagtgtattATGCATGAAacaaaaatgtattaaaaatgtattaaaCATTATACCTAATGCAGGGAGTATACTGTCGCTTGCTTATGTCATTATTGATTCAGAGAATGATGCATCTTGGAGGTGGTTTTTTGAATAATTCAGAGAGGTATTTGTTCAAAGATCAAAGATGTGTATCATTTCAGATAGGTATGCAAGCATTATTAAGGCAACTTCAACTTTCTATGATGAAATACCTTATTTTGCATGTATATGACACTTGTTGCAAAACATAATGAAAAACTTCAGAAAGAGTCAGCAAAAGGTAACAGAATTGTTCTACTCTATGACAAAAACATACACCACAGTAGAGTTTAATCAACATATGGCAATTGTAGAGAATATAGATAAGAGGATTAAAGACTACTTGTTGAACATTGGATACAACAAATGGTCAAGTGTTCATGCTCAGGTAAATAGGACTTGGATGATGACATCAAACATTGCAGAATTAgtcaattcaagaacaagacatGCCAAAGTTCTTATAGTCTTGCACATCCTAGAATTCATGAGACAACTTGTTCAAAAATGGAATAACAATAACATGTCAAAGGCAATATTTTTAGGATTTTACcttggaaaaaaatatgaaaaaattctaCAACGTAACAAAATTGCATCGGAGAAATTAAGTGTATGGTATTTGTAAATTTCTTTttgctaatattttttcttctgattCACATGTAACATCTCTCTTGcttatatttcttcttatttttcataGGTTAGGGAGACAAATGAATATGTGTATACAGTACTTAATGGTATTACACGATTCATGGTATGTCTTCAACAACGTACATGCACATGTGGGAGATTTTAATTGGATGAGCTGTCATGTCTACATGCTTTGGCTATTTTAACAACAAAACACATtggttatgaaaaatattgcTCTGATTACTATACAAGAGAGAATTTATTGTTGACATACCAATTTTACTTGAATCCCCTCCTAGATGAAAACACCTGAAATATACCAACACACGTTCTTGAAGAGGTTGTACTTCCACTACTTTGAAAGAGACCTCCTCGGAggccaaaatataaaaaacacaTGCAATTGAGAGAAAATGgattcaaaaaatcaaaaataacatgcaGCAATTGGGGACAACAAGGTCACAATAGAAAGACTTGCAAGAATGTTAGGATTTTGGATTAAGAATAAAGAATGACATTTGAAATAAAGAGTAAACTCTGTTTGTTTTAGGTCATTAGTTTGCTACAAGAATTCATTTtttagttcaagtttaattcattttttgtggTCTATAGATCACTGAATGTTTTTTCATTGACTAcaattttcattcgtgtctaattcttttctaattcaactttagtgtctatgtaattcatttttagtcaagtctaatttatttttgtgttctatggattactggaggattcattcgtgtctaattctcttctaattcaactttattgtgtatgtaattcatttttgtgttctatGGATTACTCAAGGCTTTTTCAATAGCTACATTTTTCATCCGtgtctaattctattctaattcaagtttaatgtgtatataataattttagttCAAGACTAATtactttttcattagctacactTTTTATTCATGTcgaattctcttctaattcaactttaatatatatgtaattcatttttcattcaagtttaatttatttttacttcaaGTTTCATTTTTGTGGTCTATAGAACACTGAAGGCGTTGTCAATACtaattcataatgcaggtttcaGTTTAATAACACTACTGAAACACTTTAGCATTAACGTAGCTATGTATTAcattataaaaaaagatatattttacatgaataaaaagctatattaaaagtgtattttacatgaacaaaaataaTCTTAAAAAAAGATAGCACAAAATAATCTTCAAAACCTAACTAATACATCAGCTATAAACTGTTTTTAGAAAATATAGTTTTCATAGATATTTTAACTAATATAACtcatttctttatttatgtGGTCTTTCGTCTTCTCTTTGAAGGTTACTCTTTTGCTTCTTCACTGCATATTCTCATAGTAGAGCTCCAAACCTCTTTCGGAGACTGACTGCACTTAgttgttgatttgcaatatcctGGTCATTGTTCACTAACTCCGCAAATACATCCACAAAAACTCCACAACccctacaaaatttaaaatataaaattattgtaaaaatactattgagTTTAATAAGACCAATACAAAAGAtagtatttatttgataaataattaaacttaCAATGAATCTTCTTGTTGTCTAGAAATTCCTTCAGTTATGAACTTAGATTCAATGAGCTCAAACTCATTTTTTCCATTGTATTTAGGTGATGCCTTCAATTCAGGATGCTTATCATAGAACTTGACCACACTCTAATAGTGTGGTAAAATCGATGAAATCATGCCAACAGCGTTTTGAGTCAGAAAATTCACCCCCCCTCTAGCCGAAAATGAATCATACACCTTCAAAGACCTTTCAATAATATCAAACACAATAAAAATCCAATGATAACCCTCTTTAATATTTACTGGAAATAGAACATAATCAACTTTGTCTTATGGGGTGCTTGCCAACAAATTGTGTCTGCATATATACTCAGCAATAGCATCAGAAGTTTTGATTCcaaatttcttcttattttcatgAGCTtcataaagttgaaaataagattGAGCAATCTTTGTCTTGAATAGACAATCAATAATTGTAAATCGAACATTATTGTTGGTTTCAtacttttccttctttctaatataataaaaaataacgtCAAGATGCTGCAAAAGTGTTAATTCAATGAGCTTTTAAAGCTTGTACAGAAAAATAGGAGAAGAAGTTGATTTAGAAAAATGATGGTGTTCAACTGGAGTTTACATAACTAACCTTATCATTCCATGCTTGACCAAAATGTGCCAATTTGAAAAATCATTCTTTTGCTTGTTCATTGAAAACACCTAATTCAAATGCTGGCTCGAGGACATCAACAACATCTGGGTACGATTTCTTTCCCCtttaaagtataaaaaataaaaattttagttAGTTAACTCATTTACACTAAAAAAATTGTCATATACAACaacaaacataaataaattaccTCTTTTTTGTACCCGTATAAAGCCACGAAATGAATGAATTTATCAAATCAGATTCATCTACTCCGATTACAAGTGAAAAGGGATGTTTTATCTCAAATATTTAACATGTTACACATAAAGTCCCTCCAGATTCAAAATGTTGTATATAAGGATATTTAATTGACTTTCCtagattttgttttttttgcaCGCTTCTTTGGTGTCACTTTTTTTTTCATCAACAgtgactttctttttctttttatttttctcaacaCTGGctgcctttttctttttgttttcctcAACAGTGGCTTTCTTTCTTAGATATGGTGCTTCTGCCTTACGGATTTGGGAAAGATCTTCAACACACGACATAAAGTCATCAACCGTTTGAAGAGTTTTTTGACAACCCTTTGTCACATCGACATCAGTAGACGTACcacaatttagttcacatttgtTAGCTGCACTACTATTAGGTTGCGCCTCAACTGAATTATGATCAGCAACTTCTTCTcctatatacaaaataaatctTTTGGTAATGCACTAAGGGAGGAGCAGGTAGAGTAATTATAGATCAAAAAAGTTTATTTgaactttcaaaataaaaataataccaTTTATATCAGCAACAACCTCAGATAAAACTTGTTTAATAGCAATTCCTGCAACATCTTCATCTGTACATAACATGAACAATTTAAAAAACGTTAAATGAAAGTATATGAAAtgtgtattatatttgtattaaaccCTTCATTACCAATTttgctttcagaattttcaacAGTAGCAAATTTAACGGAAGCTTTAAACACTTGAGATTTTTTATGCTGAGTTGATTCTACAACTTGGGTGTCATGCCCTCTGGACACATGTATTGATGCATCAACACAAGAAGAAAATGTTGTgtgtaattaaaatatattacaagaaaaatatGTGAATAAAAAATTCAAGCTTAAACTACAACTTAGATAAGTAAAAAATCTAAACAGTAAATAAACTACTAGTTAACTCCCTGTCAGCAAGCAAATCAAgataatatagatgtattaaaaacataaaagaacCTCCATTGAAGTCTAATCCACCCGAAAATGTCTCGCCAGCCTTTTTGTTAAATGATTTCCTGGCTTTTTGAGTAAAAGAACTATTGATGTCTCTCTTagcaaataacaaaaaaatattcttcaatAATTGTTTGTTGGAATTCATCACAAATTCTttcatttgaatagattgtaagtctatcttctcttcaagagctttgtgaatataatcaaatataacacaaatattagaataataattttgaaaaagataaagcCTAAATCCAAGTTAGCTTATACCTTTACAAGTTCTTTTCTCAACTCCATAACCTCCCTGGTCAACATATCTAGACTATGCTTTGATCCCTTTGGCTCCAATTTCAAGATTTCAGAATGGTAATCACTAGGTTCAGGAAGCCTGAATTTAGATACCTCATCTTCATTTGCCACTATATTCTCAAACTGAAATTAAAATACAGAAACAAATAGATGTATTAACTTAAGttgaactaatatatatatatatatatatatatatatatatatatatatgtgtgtgtgtgtgtgtgtgtgtgtgtgtgtgtcatAAATTGTATTAACTTTGTATAGATACCTTGTGTTTCATAGGCATGAAGATGCCATTTTCAATAGGgaaaattacccttttacacataaTATGAtgctatatttacttttattcccttctacaccaaaaaatttccaaattccctcttcttcctttctctctctatacctcACTGATACATCCGCCTCTTCCTTCATCTTTGCCCTAATTTGTTCTAGTTAATTTATATTCTTCAACcgttaatcaatttcaaggttccaactaagatatattttaatctttccttatatggaatttCACTTCATCCTtattcaatctgatttctcctaaaatttgtatattttgatttcttctgaaaatctttgaaaaatcttttaaatttttatcatttgctttcttttgtaaatctttctatttttgtttctcatgccttcaatgatacatatggaatccgttcatggtctTAAACAATtcaataaaaatcaaggaattcttgtttctcctgGTTCTGATTCGTCTTGGAAAGGTTACAACGAAGTTAGAttcaaacatcgtaacgatccagcagtgatgaataagctacgtgagaaattgaagtcgaaagctacagttaaacatgcacccaaagaaatagacaacaagattgaaggggttacaacacgctctaatctcccaaaggtatgggttcaattaagctttttgttttagaatgaaaattttatgaatgttttaatgattctgatacatatcatttatgtgtcagatacataatgtctttttaaaaggaatttttttggagatttactatttctgatacatcatgtttaagtgtcagtttctgttgttttaagttttaatgattctgatatatatacatttatgtatcagatacataatgtctttttcaaatgcaattttttggagatttactatttctgatacatcatgtttaagtgtcattttatgttgtttcaagttttaatgaagcttatacatatcatttatgtatcagatacataatatctttttcaaatgcaattttttgagatttactatttctgatacatcatgtttaagtctccgtttctgttatttcaagttttaatgattctgatacatctacatttatgtatcagatacataatgtctgtttcaaatgcaattttttgagatTTACGATTTCTAATACATCATCTTTAAGTCTCAGTATCtgttatttcaaattttaatgattctgatacatctacatttatgtatcagatacataatatctttttcaaatgcaattttttggagatttactatttctgatacatcatgtgtaagtatcattttttgatgttttaagttttaatgaatctgatacatctacatttatgtatcagaatataatatataactgtttctgatacatcttctgtatgtatcagaatctcatctcatgcatcagatattttaatgcatatgatacatcgtatttatgtataaagttcaagttgtatttaaccattttcatgtcaatacagagaatgaaatacgtcatcaagaagattcCGTCCCATCCATTAAGATTCGGAacggcatatagggctaattttcttgatgattttgaatcatcaataggtgaagaaggtataaagttatttaggcAATCCATATTTGGTCACTACTTAGATATGCCAAACTGCAATTTTCAAAggcaaatcatcaaatgcctcttacttcttgaggtaGACCAAAACATTATAGAAGAATTGCACATTCGTCATGTGCAGGGTAATATACTATGATTTACAATAAATGATTTTGCCATCATTACTGGTTTGCGATGTACCGGTAATATCAATGATTTTTGGTATTCTAATGACCAAACAAGTAGattattgtttttatattttcctGGTGCCAAAAATGGGGTCAACAAAGCTCGTTTTGTTGAGCGTTTTCTAGTTGGAGGATAGAAAACAAACGAAGACGTTGTTCAGATGGCCATTCTCTATTTTATCcacacttttattttttctcaactaggtaatgcacctatatctgttgatgattttaagatggTAGAAGATGGTAGGTATGAGCAATATCCATGGGGGAAAATAGCATTttcaaaattgataaaaggaaTGTGTCAGGAGTTTTCAAATGCCAAACAAATGTATCATCTAGGCGACATGCCATACACTCTGAATGTTTGGATATATGAATGTGCATCTCAAGTTCCCTCTGAAATTGCTGTAAGAGTGGGTAataaaattcccagaattcttaACTGGTGTGTTGTCGCCGTGAAGCCAAAATTTGAGACCTTCATATCTACCATCTTCAGTGAGGTACATGCTTTGAATATTATTCGTTTATGCACTGattcattatacataacatctaagatacattatatattCATGACCTTGATACATTGTAATTTGAttcataaagtagatgtatcagctcatatatttatgtatcaggatataaatgtatcaagatataatgtatctgatacatatactttatataacctttctgatacatataattgTATGTACTAGAAACTCATTTATCAGTATTTACAGCTCATGAAAACTCTATCTTAtatatcaaattataatgtatctagaattacatctcatgatacatctgcatttatgtatcagataatgTTATTTTTCTATCAGTTTCTCATGTATGAAGGAttaatgtttctgatacatcatgtttatgtatcagcattaacatgtatcaattattcaaTTGTTTTCTGACaatcaatcaatattttttgcAGTATTCATGCTTCAACATTGTCCAATCTCAACATGAAATGGAATCTATTGTCATTCATGGCAGCCAACAGAAACCTGAAGCTTCAACATCGGCTGCCAGGGTCAATTTCAGAAAACCTCATGAAGTCCCCGGATTTGAGGACTTTTCAACAACACCACCCACAGAATTATTAAAAAGATTCAGTCATGTCGCTGATACATCTTCTCTACCTCCTTCCAAAAGAATGAAGACTTCCCTTGCTAAAAAGCCAATTCAAGTAGAAATAGCCAACATGCACAAGGATTTTATACCACTAAATGAATCAGAAAAGCCTGTTTCTTCTGAAAATATACCAGGGGCGAAGTCAGCTGTAGGAGGTGAATCTTCCGGTCATTCGgatcaaattattcatatgcaattcaaagCATTGAAGAAGTCCATAAATAAGTCTCTAAAGAGATACGTAAGTTATTACTTTAAGATGTATCACatacaatatacttttaattaggtgatacattctgatttttcatatacatgtatcaaggtTGACCGAAAGTTCAAGCATTTGGAgaataaaattgattcaaatcacATTGATCTTTTGAAAGCCATCGACGGTATGGCGAACCGAATGACTGGCACATTATCTCAAGTTAAAACAGATGATTTTGATCAAACATTCCATGTGGTTGAACAACAAGAAGCACCTACTGGATTGGAGGTGcacaattttgcaaataaatctGACCCACTCCAACAAAATTACCAATCTAATGTCCAGGAAGATATTAAGGTACATACATCatgtaatatttgatatttatgcttttaaacttCTAGATACTTTTTATTGTCATGTATCgaatgtaaatgttattatgttttcaggGACCTGAACCATCCACCATGATAAAACAGATGGATAATATATCAGAACAAAACATTTCAGCAGATGTTCCAGAATTATTTGATCAGCAAGtttattctgatacattaaaggtaatgtatcagaaacaaattgatgaacaatttgatgatatatatatata
Protein-coding sequences here:
- the LOC129892719 gene encoding uncharacterized protein LOC129892719, which codes for MVEDGRYEQYPWGKIAFSKLIKGMCQEFSNAKQMYHLGDMPYTLNVWIYECASQVPSEIAVRVGNKIPRILNWCVVAVKPKFETFISTIFSEYSCFNIVQSQHEMESIVIHGSQQKPEASTSAARVNFRKPHEVPGFEDFSTTPPTELLKRFSHVADTSSLPPSKRMKTSLAKKPIQVEIANMHKDFIPLNESEKPVSSENIPGAKSAVGGESSGHSDQIIHMQFKALKKSINKSLKRYVDRKFKHLENKIDSNHIDLLKAIDGMANRMTGTLSQVKTDDFDQTFHVVEQQEAPTGLEVHNFANKSDPLQQNYQSNVQEDIKGPEPSTMIKQMDNISEQNISADVPELFDQQVYSDTLKEDEPSVKIQKVNDVSQYNIVADGEPKTLIFIPQLKDISAYQMEPQKANTDQLIADSDTLQNTGKKYGRVADDKIDKVEEQVEEIEKEKIKPSISKSNTLAPFSTKTLDVIDALIYGLPLPAMPLTAVTHEQVQDECLLRNSQLPTTLPSKANVLSDDVKTPFQRSRIPSKILQSPYL